One Coregonus clupeaformis isolate EN_2021a chromosome 21, ASM2061545v1, whole genome shotgun sequence DNA window includes the following coding sequences:
- the LOC121539717 gene encoding uncharacterized protein LOC121539717, giving the protein MDWLQRNFGIFSVFAELQELQLLNPDFSSKESLSLLTPTQVAQLTLTSGALNDTADIKLVFTRLEEGDAFKNVDEFLTKLTAMEEIPDIYPAVRDVMMNRTFNIISLQFPKFETMDWIAWFEVKLIPILPSFDEVMLTIATSNVTCTNYQVIVKGMDRAFPEMTEGRREGIAGVLLKYLRISVHLINEPVCRLNIHNDTDWLAINLGPYSEYTTYSDLKDFNISGVAVLDSLSPNQKAELILDPSTGALENETLVKKVFISLLESPREEQLNEFFVTFVEVTKQENITIITNTAVRDTMLNLTLMALAPKFDVFEPKDFQLWFQVNLVVLLASFNPGRLVVIPLNITCESYNAIFTGLDQSLQSLPPHLSQGVESSLEALMKTFQRCSRPPALIVCKETLVNEKQLCAGFNSTQLKQQMSFGNSSESLCNFNVSEYACSSTNGLSADNLVTILKCQLASKNTYSTEMWKLFFQNNAAVLDQALLDYSSMNPNISSPAMPNVLDAIGELKINNFSNAQLSDASFMNKWFQLKLRPFLASPSRNFLSCLSSKNFSCQTYQIVINALSSQKASMDREQQRLIFTHYIYPFLSRNDSSDPGCVSNTSGSMDWLQRNFGIFSVFAELQELQLLNPDFSSKESLSLLTPTQVAQLTLTSGALNDTADIKLVFMRLEEGDAFKNVDEFLTILTATEEIPDIYPAVRDVMMNLTFNIISLQFPKFETLDWIAWFEVKLIPILPSFNEVMLTIATSNVTCTNYQVIVKGMDRAFPEMTEGRREGIAGVLLKYLRISVHLINEPVCRLNIHNDTDWLAINLGPYSEYTTYSDLKDFNISGVAVLDSLSPNQKAELILDPSTGALENETLVKKVFISLLESPREEQLNEFFVTFVEVTKQENITIITNTAVRDTMLNLTLMALAPKFDVFEPKDFQLWFQVNLVVLLASFNPGRLVVIPLNITCESYNAIFTGLDQSLQSLPPHLSQGVESSLEALMKTFQRCSRPPALIVCKETLVNEKQLCAGFNSTQLKQQMSFGNSSESLCNFNVSEYACSSVSFLNSSLNVVSSNSHISLIRIVFVDVTHVDVTVV; this is encoded by the exons ATGGACTGGCTCCAGAGGAACTTTGGCATCTTTTCTGTTTTTGCAGAACTGCAAGAGTTACAACTCCTCAATCCTGACTTCTCCAGC AAGGAATCACTGTCGCTGCTTACCCCAACCCAAGTGGCACAGTTGACATTGACCTCTGGGGCGTTGAATGACACAGCTGACATTAAACTTGTGTTTACGCGGCTGGAGGAAGGAGACGCTTTCAAAAATGTTGACGAGTTTCTGACGAAACTGACCGCAATGGAAGAG ATTCCTGACATCTATCCAGCCGTGAGAGATGTGATGATGAATCGGACATTTAACATCATCAGCCTTCAATTCCCAAAGTTCGAAACGATGGACTGGATTGCATGGTTCGAAGTAAAGCTGATTCCCATCCTCCCCAGTTTTGATGAAGTCATGCTCACCATTGCTACCTCAAACGTTACCTGCACCAACTACCAAGTCAT TGTAAAAGGAATGGACAGAGCTTTCCCTGAAATGACTGAGGGTAGAAGAGAAGGAATCGCAGGAGTCCTGCTGAAATACCTGAGGATATCTGTACACCTTATCAATGAACCAG TTTGCAGGTTGAACATCCACAACGACACTGACTGGCTTGCAATCAACCTGGGTCCATACTCCGAATACACAACCTATTCGGATCTCAAAGACTTCAACATCTCAGGG GTGGCAGTTCTAGACTCCCTCTCACCAAACCAGAAAGCTGAGCTGATACTGGACCCAAGCACTGGCGCTCTGGAGAATGAGACTCTTGTGAAGAAGGTTTTCATCAGCTTGCTGGAATCTCCAAGGGAAGAGCAGCTCAATGAGTTCTTTGTGACTTTTGTTGAAGTCACCAAGCAG GAAAACATCACCATCATCACAAACACAGCCGTAAGAGACACAATGCTAAACCTGACCTTGATGGCTCTTGCTCCCAAATTTGACGTCTTTGAGCCAAAAGACTTCCAGCTGTGGTTCCAAGTCAATCTGGTTGTTCTGCTGGCCAGCTTCAATCCTGGCAGATTGGTTGTTATCCCCCTAAACATCACCTGTGAATCCTACAATGCCAT ATTCACGGGTCTCGACCAAAGTTTGCAATCTCTTCCGCCTCACCTCTCACAGGGTGTGGAGTCAAGCTTGGAAGCACTGATGAAGACATTCCAAC GTTGCTCAAGGCCTCCAGCTTTAATTGTG TGCAAAGAAACATTGGTCAATG AGAAACAACTTTGTGCTGGATTTAACAG CACACAACTGAAGCAACAGATGTCCTTTGGCAATTCCTCTGAATCCCTTTGCAATTTCAACGTCTCTGAATATGCCTGTTCCTCA ACTAACGGTCTCTCAGCGGACAACTTGGTAACGATTCTGAAATGCCAATTGGCGAGCAAAAATACTTACTCAACGGAAATGTGGAAGCTGTTCTTCCAAAACAATGCTGCTGTTCTGGATCAGGCTCTTCTGGATTACTCCAGCATG AACCCTAACATCAGCAGTCCAGCCATGCCAAATGTCCTTGATGCCATCGGAGAGCTCAAAATCAACAACTTCAGTAATGCACAGCTAAGCGACGCAAGTTTCATGAACAAGTGGTTCCAGTTGAAGCTCCGACCATTCTTGGCATCACCTTCCAGGAATTTCCTCTCCTGTCTCAGCTCAAAGAACTTCAGTTGTCAGACCTACCAAATTGT CATTAACGCTCTAAGCAGCCAAAAAGCTTCCATGGACAGAGAGCAACAACGATTGATCTTCACTCATTACATCTATCCATTCCTTTCAAGAAATGACTCATCAG ATCCCGGCTGTGTCTCAAACACCAGTGGAAGCATGGACTGGCTCCAGAGGAACTTTGGCATCTTTTCTGTTTTTGCAGAACTGCAAGAGTTACAACTCCTCAATCCCGACTTCTCCAGC AAGGAATCACTGTCGCTGCTTACCCCAACCCAAGTGGCACAGTTGACATTGACCTCTGGGGCGTTGAATGACACAGCTGACATTAAACTTGTGTTTATGCGGCTGGAGGAAGGAGACGCTTTCAAAAATGTTGATGAGTTTCTGACGATACTGACCGCAACGGAAGAG ATTCCTGACATCTATCCAGCTGTGAGAGATGTGATGATGAATCTGACATTTAACATCATCAGCCTTCAATTCCCAAAGTTCGAAACGCTGGACTGGATTGCATGGTTCGAAGTAAAGCTGATTCCCATCCTCCCCAGTTTTAATGAAGTCATGCTCACCATTGCTACCTCAAACGTTACCTGCACCAACTACCAAGTCAT TGTAAAAGGAATGGACAGAGCTTTCCCTGAAATGACTGAGGGTAGAAGAGAAGGAATCGCAGGAGTCCTGCTGAAATACCTGAGGATATCTGTACACCTTATCAATGAACCAG TTTGCAGGTTGAACATCCACAACGACACTGACTGGCTTGCAATCAACCTGGGTCCATACTCCGAATACACAACCTATTCGGATCTCAAAGACTTCAACATCTCAGGG GTGGCAGTTCTAGACTCCCTCTCACCAAACCAGAAAGCTGAGCTGATACTGGACCCAAGCACTGGCGCTCTGGAGAATGAGACTCTTGTGAAGAAGGTTTTCATCAGCTTGCTGGAATCTCCAAGGGAAGAGCAGCTCAATGAGTTCTTTGTGACTTTTGTTGAAGTCACCAAGCAG GAAAACATCACCATCATCACAAACACAGCCGTAAGAGACACAATGCTAAACCTGACCTTGATGGCTCTTGCTCCCAAATTTGACGTCTTTGAGCCAAAAGACTTCCAGCTGTGGTTCCAAGTCAATCTGGTTGTTCTGCTGGCCAGCTTCAATCCTGGCAGATTGGTTGTTATCCCCCTAAACATCACCTGTGAATCCTACAATGCCAT ATTCACGGGTCTCGACCAAAGTTTGCAATCTCTTCCGCCTCACCTCTCACAGGGTGTGGAGTCAAGCTTGGAAGCACTGATGAAGACATTCCAAC GTTGCTCAAGGCCTCCAGCTTTAATTGTG TGCAAAGAAACATTGGTCAATG AGAAACAACTTTGTGCTGGATTTAACAG CACACAACTGAAGCAACAGATGTCCTTTGGCAATTCCTCTGAATCCCTTTGCAATTTCAACGTCTCTGAATATGCCTGTTCCTCAGTAAGCTTTTTAAACTCATCACTGAATGTTGTCAGTAGCAACAGCCACATTTCTCTCATCCGCATCGTCTTTGTTGATGTTACTCATGTTGATGTCACAGTTGTCTAA
- the LOC123481587 gene encoding uncharacterized protein LOC123481587 → MNNASQGACNSTTLNQASSRIFKAVDTLTNQLSCEGGDNQSLPEDMFRELQQDLRQIVNLALKVFLHLGTNESKSEVLDVFGALNSLNTDNVQSVEFIRLWFNIQLVPLLPHITGDFMTLLSTRDFSCSSYQLEVLNVLSPSQKAELILDPSTGALENETLVKKVFISLLESPREEQLNEFFVTFVEVTKQENITIITNTAVRDTMLNLTLMALAPKFDVFEPKDFQLWFQVNLVVLLASFNPGRLVVIPLNITCESYNAIFTGLDQSLESLPPHLSQGVESSLDALMKTFQRCSRPPALIVCKETLVNEKQLCAGFNSTQLKQQMSFGNSSESLCNFNVSEYACSSVSFLNSSLNVVSSNRHISLIRIVFVDVTHVDVTVV, encoded by the exons ATGAACAATGCCTCGCAAGGGGCCTGCAATTCAACAACACTGAATCAGGCCAGTTCCAGG ATTTTTAAAGCTGTAGACACCCTGACCAACCAACTGTCTTGTGAGGGAGGCGACAACCAAAGCCTTCCTGAAGACATGTTCAGAGAGCTGCAACAAGACCTCAGACAGATAGTGAACTTGGCCTTAAAAGTCTTCCTTCATTTG GGCACCAATGAATCAAAGTCTGAGGTCCTGGATGTCTTTGGAGCTTTGAACAGTCTCAACACTGATAACGTTCAGAGTGTAGAGTTCATCCGCTTGTGGTTCAACATCCAGCTGGTACCTCTTTTACCCCATATTACCGGAGACTTCATGACCCTGTTGAGCACAAGAGACTTCAGCTGCAGCTCCTATCAG CTGGAGGTTTTGAACGTCCTCTCACCAAGCCAGAAAGCTGAGCTGATACTGGACCCAAGCACTGGCGCTCTGGAGAATGAGACTCTTGTGAAGAAGGTTTTCATCAGCTTGCTGGAATCTCCAAGGGAAGAGCAGCTCAATGAGTTCTTTGTGACTTTTGTTGAAGTCACCAAGCAG GAAAACATCACCATCATCACAAACACAGCCGTAAGAGACACAATGCTAAACCTGACCTTGATGGCTCTTGCTCCCAAATTTGACGTCTTTGAGCCAAAAGACTTCCAGCTGTGGTTCCAAGTCAATCTGGTTGTTCTGCTGGCCAGCTTCAATCCTGGCAGATTGGTTGTTATCCCCCTAAACATCACCTGTGAATCCTACAATGCCAT ATTCACGGGTCTCGACCAAAGTTTGGAATCTCTTCCGCCTCACCTCTCACAGGGTGTGGAGTCAAGCTTGGATGCACTGATGAAGACATTCCAAC GTTGCTCAAGGCCTCCAGCTTTAATTGTG TGCAAAGAAACATTGGTCAATG AGAAACAACTTTGTGCTGGATTTAACAG CACACAACTGAAGCAACAAATGTCCTTTGGCAATTCCTCTGAATCCCTTTGCAATTTCAACGTCTCTGAATATGCCTGTTCCTCAGTAAGCTTTTTAAACTCTTCACTGAATGTTGTCAGTAGCAACAGACACATTTCTCTCATCCGCATCGTCTTTGTTGATGTTACTCATGTTGATGTCACAGTTGTCTAA
- the LOC121539718 gene encoding uncharacterized protein LOC121539718 codes for MLTIATSNVTCTNYQVIVKGMDRAFPEMTEGRREGIAGVLLKYLRISVHLINEPVCRLNIHNDTDWLAINLGPYSEYTTYSDLKDFNISGVAVLDSLSPNQKAELVLDPSTGALENETLVKKVFISLLESPREEQLNEFFVTFVEVTKQENITIITNTAVRDTMLNLTLMALAPKFDVFEPKDFQLWFQVNLVVLLASFNPGRLVVIPLNITCESYNAIFTGLDQSLQSLPPHLSQGVESSLEALMKTFQRCSRPPALIVCKETLVNEKQLCAGFNSTQLKQQMSFGNSSESLCNFNVSEYACSSVSFLNSSLNVVSSNSHISLIRIVFVDVTHVDVTVV; via the exons ATGCTCACCATTGCTACCTCAAACGTTACCTGCACCAACTACCAAGTCAT TGTAAAAGGAATGGACAGAGCTTTCCCTGAAATGACTGAGGGTAGAAGAGAAGGAATCGCAGGAGTCCTGCTGAAATACCTGAGGATATCTGTACACCTTATCAATGAACCAG TTTGCAGGTTGAACATCCACAACGACACTGACTGGCTTGCAATCAACCTGGGTCCATACTCCGAATACACAACCTATTCGGATCTCAAAGACTTCAACATCTCAGGG GTGGCAGTTCTAGACTCCCTCTCACCAAACCAGAAAGCTGAGCTGGTACTGGACCCAAGCACTGGCGCTCTGGAGAATGAGACTCTTGTGAAGAAGGTTTTCATCAGCTTGCTGGAATCTCCAAGGGAAGAGCAGCTCAATGAGTTCTTTGTGACTTTTGTTGAAGTCACCAAGCAG GAAAACATCACCATCATCACAAACACAGCCGTAAGAGACACAATGCTAAACCTGACCTTGATGGCTCTTGCTCCCAAATTTGACGTCTTTGAGCCAAAAGACTTCCAGCTGTGGTTCCAAGTCAATCTGGTTGTTCTGCTGGCCAGCTTCAATCCTGGCAGATTGGTTGTTATCCCCCTAAACATCACCTGTGAATCCTACAATGCCAT ATTCACGGGTCTCGACCAAAGTTTGCAATCTCTTCCGCCTCACCTCTCACAGGGTGTGGAGTCAAGCTTGGAAGCACTGATGAAGACATTCCAAC GTTGCTCAAGGCCTCCAGCTTTAATTGTG TGCAAAGAAACATTGGTCAATG AGAAACAACTTTGTGCTGGATTTAACAG CACACAACTGAAGCAACAGATGTCCTTTGGCAATTCCTCTGAATCCCTTTGCAATTTCAACGTCTCTGAATATGCCTGTTCCTCAGTAAGCTTTTTAAACTCATCACTGAATGTTGTCAGTAGCAACAGCCACATTTCTCTCATCCGCATCGTCTTTGTTGATGTTACTCATGTTGATGTCACAGTTGTCTAA